In Dyadobacter sp. NIV53, a single window of DNA contains:
- a CDS encoding SusC/RagA family TonB-linked outer membrane protein, protein MIHKFYIRITVLFILMLTCFLTGLHAQDVSASINGLVTDEFGRPLSGVEINSENGKNGTSTNAKGEYTMSVDDDSKSLIFFVKGFARQKVAIVENQDVDVSLKVDPHHKDEIVQLGYTSQLRSEISGSVATVSGEELEKSPVANLTQTLAGRLSGLTTQETYSELSRATTDLYIRGLSAARKNGPLVMIDGIINSYNSSQTLDYITANEIESISILKDASTQALYGIQGANGLIVVTTKRGTKGGLQIKTRFDQSMQEVTTKPAFYNSADYAEMRNQAAFNDGLGQNYLFSPQQIEGYRSGANRDLYPNNNSYKRYIKPFAFMQRASVNVTGGSDKVQFFSNINFMHQGGQFKTDQPRYDSNANNVWVNYRSNVDMNLNKYLKAFIRLSGNVKRERTPGLSNESVYGSVFQIPPTTYGPTTPEIVGSDGEVLDPGGHVITTERVESPTYGMLNRTGYIRHTVTNITSQFGLDLDMGFLTKGLNLSGVLAYQTNSVGSLSTTQDYERYVVVNDSSSTPSFIKKGAQNDTPLSYGKSHSYYYHLTYKVNMNYRRDFGRHSIGGMAYMFYQNLTKADNTSPGLLPYNRISSGFEASYGFSNRYLAKVDLGYSGSEQYARASRFTTTPAISAAWVISNEAFLTDVNWLSNLKLRASYGKTANDQSGLQRYAYLDNVTVTGGGPIGSLQYNIVEGQVGNPNIKAEISTKQNYGLDLGLFKNLSVSVDVFKERMDNMVVSALATIPVYQGIPLANYPQTNAGIFENKGVDLTANYTKTINKDFSFYAGGMFSYAKNKVIKLNEALRTTDYAFRNWEEGYSYGQQFGYLVDYSNGNGFFNSQSDLDNSNLTYGFGVPRLGDLKYRDLNSDGKIDDRDKAPIGKGIIPGTTYAMSAGITYKGLDLSVLFQGVGQYSTILNGQGVYETDFDGVFGSLHSNAWTPERYANGDNITAPALSLAKTVNQENNDYFNYNRSYVRLKNLQLAYTLPVSLAKTISAQTVKFILSGQNLITWDKMKSKDFGPEFKEGSAYSSFPVYRVYNVGVSVVF, encoded by the coding sequence ATGATACATAAATTTTATATCAGAATAACAGTGCTGTTTATCCTCATGCTGACTTGCTTTTTGACCGGGCTTCATGCGCAGGATGTATCGGCCTCTATCAACGGCCTTGTTACAGATGAGTTCGGAAGGCCGCTTTCAGGTGTTGAAATTAATTCGGAAAACGGCAAAAACGGAACATCTACCAATGCAAAAGGAGAATACACCATGAGCGTAGATGATGACAGTAAATCGCTCATTTTTTTTGTGAAAGGATTTGCCAGGCAAAAAGTAGCTATCGTAGAAAACCAGGATGTTGATGTAAGCCTGAAAGTTGATCCGCATCACAAAGATGAAATTGTACAGCTTGGGTACACCTCGCAGTTACGCAGTGAAATTTCCGGATCGGTAGCTACCGTAAGTGGTGAGGAGCTTGAAAAGTCACCGGTTGCCAACCTTACCCAAACTTTGGCAGGAAGGCTTTCAGGACTTACAACACAGGAAACGTATTCAGAATTATCACGCGCCACAACGGATCTGTATATCAGAGGGCTTTCCGCAGCCAGAAAAAACGGCCCGCTGGTCATGATTGACGGGATTATTAATTCTTACAACAGCAGCCAGACGCTTGACTATATAACAGCCAACGAAATTGAGTCCATCAGCATTTTGAAAGATGCCTCGACCCAGGCACTTTACGGTATACAGGGAGCGAACGGACTGATTGTTGTTACTACGAAAAGAGGTACAAAGGGTGGATTGCAGATCAAAACCAGATTTGACCAGTCCATGCAGGAGGTAACGACCAAACCGGCTTTTTACAATTCTGCCGATTATGCGGAAATGAGAAATCAGGCAGCTTTTAATGACGGCCTGGGCCAGAACTATTTGTTTAGCCCACAGCAAATTGAAGGTTATCGTTCAGGCGCCAACAGAGATCTTTATCCAAATAATAATTCTTATAAACGCTATATCAAACCATTTGCCTTTATGCAGCGCGCAAGCGTAAATGTGACCGGAGGAAGCGATAAAGTACAGTTCTTCTCCAATATCAACTTCATGCACCAGGGTGGACAGTTCAAAACAGATCAGCCGCGATATGATTCCAATGCAAATAATGTCTGGGTCAATTACCGCTCCAATGTGGACATGAACCTGAATAAATATCTCAAAGCATTTATCCGTTTGAGCGGAAATGTCAAGAGAGAACGTACGCCGGGATTAAGTAACGAATCGGTTTATGGAAGTGTTTTCCAGATCCCGCCAACAACTTACGGGCCAACCACGCCGGAAATTGTTGGTTCGGATGGTGAAGTGCTCGATCCGGGTGGGCACGTCATTACTACCGAACGCGTGGAATCACCTACTTATGGAATGCTGAACCGTACGGGATATATCAGGCATACAGTGACCAACATTACTTCTCAGTTCGGCCTTGATCTGGACATGGGGTTTTTGACAAAAGGACTTAATTTGTCCGGCGTTCTGGCCTACCAGACTAACTCTGTCGGAAGCCTGAGCACCACACAGGATTATGAAAGATATGTTGTAGTAAATGATTCGTCCTCTACACCTTCTTTTATCAAAAAAGGGGCACAAAACGATACACCCCTTTCTTATGGCAAAAGCCATTCTTACTATTATCACCTGACTTACAAGGTCAACATGAACTACAGACGCGATTTTGGGCGTCACAGCATCGGAGGCATGGCTTATATGTTTTATCAAAATCTTACAAAGGCTGATAACACCTCACCTGGTTTGTTGCCTTATAACCGCATTAGTTCCGGTTTTGAGGCTAGTTATGGTTTTTCAAACAGATATCTGGCCAAAGTTGACCTTGGTTATTCGGGTTCTGAACAATATGCAAGAGCCAGCCGGTTTACAACAACTCCTGCTATTTCGGCAGCCTGGGTTATCTCTAATGAAGCATTTTTAACGGATGTAAACTGGCTGAGCAATCTGAAATTAAGGGCTTCTTATGGCAAAACTGCCAATGATCAGAGCGGTTTACAGCGCTATGCTTATCTTGATAATGTAACAGTTACCGGCGGTGGCCCGATTGGTTCTCTGCAGTATAATATTGTTGAAGGACAGGTTGGTAATCCAAATATCAAGGCTGAAATATCTACCAAGCAAAACTATGGCTTGGATCTGGGTCTATTCAAAAATCTGTCTGTTTCGGTGGATGTGTTTAAAGAACGGATGGATAATATGGTTGTAAGTGCACTGGCTACAATTCCGGTTTATCAGGGTATTCCGCTGGCAAACTATCCGCAGACCAATGCAGGGATATTTGAAAACAAAGGTGTTGACCTGACTGCCAATTATACCAAAACGATCAATAAGGATTTTAGCTTTTATGCTGGTGGAATGTTCAGTTATGCAAAAAACAAGGTCATTAAATTAAATGAAGCGTTACGGACCACAGATTACGCATTCCGGAATTGGGAAGAAGGGTATTCTTACGGACAGCAGTTTGGCTACCTGGTTGATTACAGCAACGGTAACGGATTCTTTAATTCCCAGTCTGATCTTGACAACAGCAATCTGACATATGGTTTTGGAGTTCCGCGTTTAGGTGATCTCAAATACAGGGACCTGAATAGTGATGGCAAAATTGATGACCGTGACAAAGCCCCGATCGGTAAAGGTATAATTCCGGGAACAACCTACGCCATGTCCGCCGGCATTACCTACAAAGGCCTTGATCTGAGCGTGTTATTTCAGGGAGTTGGCCAGTATTCTACTATTTTGAACGGGCAGGGTGTTTATGAAACGGATTTTGATGGTGTTTTTGGCTCATTACACAGTAATGCGTGGACGCCCGAACGCTACGCAAACGGAGATAATATTACGGCACCGGCACTTTCTCTTGCCAAAACGGTAAACCAGGAGAACAACGACTATTTTAATTATAACAGATCGTATGTGCGCCTGAAAAATTTACAGCTGGCGTATACATTACCCGTTTCCCTGGCAAAAACGATCTCGGCACAAACGGTAAAATTTATTCTGAGCGGACAAAACCTGATCACGTGGGATAAGATGAAATCCAAGGATTTCGGGCCGGAATTTAAAGAGGGAAGTGCCTATTCGTCATTTCCTGTTTACCGGGTTTATAATGTAGGCGTAAGTGTAGTATTCTGA
- a CDS encoding RagB/SusD family nutrient uptake outer membrane protein, with protein sequence MHPEGEKAAWTAQAHTLRALYYLQLIKRYGGVPIFDKPLDLEHDFSQDKRSSFADVVKFILADCDVALSYPATRDGLPWDIYDNQFGIMTRAVAYAIKSQAVTYAASPLWSDGTFTWANATTINAEALSQCLANGYKLFDEKPAADIAQNAYALYAFTSSNDQRAVDKETIYQSGVKMQVWRFAGLPTNPGMERTGPCPTQELVDSYEMANGEAPITGYSDANRLTPIINAASKYDEANPYAGRDPRFYASVYYNGAVRNLDQPDGKKVETFVGGQEGISDINRKQTRTGYYLRKFNNFRSGQGNDADGAIRLFRLGELYLNFAESAYNSAGPDAAVPVGSASMSARQAVNAVRARVGMPGFPAGMSKDAFEKKYRNERRVELAFEEHRFFDVRRWKILTDTDKFVTGMRITKTGATLKYSRFKFPNRNAFSDKYLMYPIDQSEANKIIGLSGANWQNPGWLD encoded by the coding sequence ATGCACCCAGAAGGTGAAAAAGCAGCCTGGACCGCACAGGCACATACCTTACGTGCGCTTTACTATTTGCAACTCATAAAACGCTACGGAGGTGTTCCGATTTTTGATAAACCGCTGGATCTGGAACATGATTTTTCGCAGGACAAACGCTCCTCTTTTGCCGATGTTGTCAAATTTATCCTTGCCGACTGTGATGTTGCATTGTCTTATCCCGCAACACGCGACGGGCTTCCGTGGGATATTTATGATAATCAGTTTGGTATTATGACGCGTGCCGTTGCATATGCCATCAAATCTCAGGCTGTTACTTATGCTGCCAGTCCGCTGTGGTCTGACGGTACTTTTACCTGGGCCAATGCTACAACGATCAACGCAGAAGCTTTATCTCAATGCCTTGCTAACGGATATAAATTATTTGATGAAAAACCGGCAGCTGATATTGCTCAGAATGCTTATGCGTTGTATGCTTTCACCAGTTCCAACGACCAGCGGGCAGTAGACAAAGAAACTATTTATCAGTCGGGAGTGAAAATGCAGGTTTGGCGTTTTGCAGGATTACCAACGAATCCCGGAATGGAAAGAACCGGCCCTTGCCCGACGCAAGAGCTTGTCGATAGTTACGAAATGGCAAATGGCGAAGCACCAATTACAGGATATTCGGACGCTAACCGGTTGACACCGATCATCAATGCAGCTTCAAAATACGATGAAGCCAATCCTTATGCCGGCCGTGATCCAAGATTTTATGCATCAGTTTATTATAATGGAGCGGTTCGAAACCTGGATCAGCCTGATGGCAAAAAGGTAGAAACTTTTGTAGGCGGGCAGGAAGGGATTTCGGATATAAACCGGAAACAGACCCGGACTGGATACTATTTGCGGAAGTTCAACAATTTCAGATCAGGACAGGGAAATGATGCGGATGGTGCAATCCGGTTATTTCGTCTGGGCGAATTGTATCTCAATTTTGCAGAGTCAGCTTATAATTCAGCAGGGCCTGATGCAGCCGTACCGGTTGGCAGTGCTTCAATGAGCGCCAGACAAGCTGTTAATGCAGTCCGTGCAAGAGTGGGAATGCCGGGCTTTCCTGCCGGGATGTCAAAAGATGCATTTGAGAAGAAATACCGCAATGAGCGCCGTGTAGAACTGGCTTTTGAAGAACACCGCTTTTTTGATGTCCGTCGCTGGAAGATCCTGACCGATACTGATAAGTTTGTAACCGGTATGCGGATCACAAAAACCGGCGCAACTCTTAAATACAGCAGATTTAAATTTCCAAACAGAAACGCTTTTTCAGATAAATATCTGATGTATCCGATTGATCAGAGCGAAGCAAATAAAATTATCGGATTATCTGGTGCTAACTGGCAAAATCCGGGATGGCTGGATTGA
- a CDS encoding VCBS repeat-containing protein yields the protein MINIKKYMGLSRCLFFLLCICTVSQAQTKQKKGGTVSFTKKILTTRFISEGAAMGDVNKDGKKDVLAGAYWFEAPDWKAHELAKPDTFVVNGSYSDSFLDFAMDVNQDGWVDLIRIDWPGKAAYWHENPKNKPGHWARHLIHSSVGNESPTLVDIDGDGRLDLLCNDPTAKKVIWLKSPEMKGDTAEWKQYIISNDEKQSTHMYTHGIGFGDINGDGRKDVLVREGWWEGPAEGPGKHPKDADWKFHRADLGKDCSQMYVLDLNGDGLNDVISASAHDYGMWWHEQGKDAQGNETWTTHEIDKSFSQSHGMALADINGDGNPDLVTGKRFWAHHGNDPGEREPAVIYWFEYIPGKTPAWTKHEIDNDSGAGLHVVVEDINKDGLPDIVTGNKKGVRIFTQTKGK from the coding sequence ATGATTAATATTAAAAAATATATGGGATTGTCTCGCTGTTTATTCTTCCTGTTGTGTATATGCACAGTAAGTCAGGCGCAAACGAAGCAGAAAAAAGGAGGGACAGTTTCATTTACAAAAAAAATACTTACGACCAGGTTTATTTCCGAAGGAGCGGCAATGGGTGATGTAAATAAGGATGGTAAAAAAGATGTACTGGCAGGTGCATACTGGTTTGAAGCACCCGACTGGAAAGCGCATGAACTGGCCAAACCGGATACGTTTGTTGTAAACGGAAGTTACAGTGACTCGTTTCTCGACTTTGCCATGGATGTAAACCAGGACGGCTGGGTCGATTTGATTCGGATTGACTGGCCCGGGAAAGCTGCTTACTGGCATGAAAATCCCAAAAATAAACCGGGGCACTGGGCGAGGCATTTAATTCATTCGTCTGTTGGAAATGAGTCGCCGACGCTGGTGGATATTGACGGAGACGGTCGCCTGGATTTACTTTGTAATGACCCGACTGCAAAAAAAGTGATATGGCTTAAATCGCCCGAAATGAAAGGGGATACAGCAGAATGGAAGCAATATATTATCAGTAATGATGAAAAACAGTCGACGCACATGTACACACATGGGATCGGATTTGGTGATATAAATGGCGATGGCCGTAAAGATGTTTTGGTAAGAGAAGGCTGGTGGGAAGGCCCGGCAGAAGGGCCTGGGAAACATCCCAAAGACGCAGACTGGAAATTTCATCGTGCCGATCTGGGTAAAGATTGTTCTCAAATGTATGTGTTGGATTTAAATGGGGATGGATTAAATGACGTAATCAGCGCTTCTGCGCATGATTATGGTATGTGGTGGCATGAACAGGGAAAAGATGCGCAAGGCAATGAGACCTGGACAACCCATGAAATTGACAAATCATTTTCACAATCGCATGGAATGGCGCTGGCAGATATCAATGGTGACGGCAATCCGGATCTGGTTACAGGAAAACGTTTTTGGGCGCATCATGGAAATGATCCGGGAGAACGCGAACCGGCTGTAATTTACTGGTTCGAATATATTCCTGGTAAAACTCCGGCCTGGACCAAACACGAAATTGACAATGATTCGGGTGCAGGATTACATGTTGTTGTAGAAGATATTAACAAGGACGGTTTGCCTGATATTGTAACGGGAAATAAAAAAGGAGTGAGGATTTTTACACAAACAAAAGGGAAATAA
- a CDS encoding c-type cytochrome translates to MMDYELGSTALAGLVYYTGTQFPEKYRKSFFTGDVVTCRIDRNTITYNGSTPASHKEEPFLVSSDPWFRPVDVKLGPDGALYVADFYNRIIGHYEVALNHPGRDRLSGRIWKITYKGDQVHQDMTVTDWSKATIEQLLEGLKHPQLNTRLKVADRIVDTWKDKAINPVKTMLSSNAADTDSYVLGLWILYRLNALDDNIQDKALNSTNADIQIHAFRILKEKDSISDIHYNLVIGALKSNSDPFIQRTAAEILTKFPQAENLDDLIDLYERTNMEDSHLRYTAMLGIRNNLRYKGVMWKVPGMKWDDKQLALLTKAMLDVPSTAAASFVLDYVINHEISSKDLVNDLEYIGRYASPYQLETVVDLITKKFQNEPETQLSLYKTIRAGVKQNGIPPGKKMEDWGINLASHFLENISAESEIWKSKPVTKTGENINPWVVSDQFLTEVMPAFRIVLSEKSGYVPRSTLYSVPFKLPVSLKMNVFDNDIHNKASKTGLSNNFVRIRLAQENKIIGEYRLEQKETSQLKDLIKNATFDLSGYEGQMGYIEAVDSSMAGSVGIGKLEPAVLEIPEKRKSPSVVAEQRVMAAEIAGEYKIKSLQQVLKQLVKTTWTDYQVRSAAAGALMSIDPKENVAVLEDVFNDAAELPVLREKLAVLIGQVPSPSVYEILKKQLAGGARNLQIVIATVLSNTSEGISYLLNAFKEEEANPDIATEISVKERFGINANTEQQKQLDTFLASGADEREERQKLIDTRISGFKATNTLSDAGKIVFTQNCSTCHQIQGAGGMVGPQLDGIGNWGNKALTQKILDPNRNITEAFRTYNITLKDEKTLTGLYRRTEGETMVFADLSGQEFSVVKNDMKEYRASKYTLMPDQFRNIIPEKDFYALMEYLLSVK, encoded by the coding sequence ATGATGGATTACGAACTGGGTTCTACCGCACTTGCCGGATTAGTTTATTATACGGGAACACAATTTCCTGAAAAATACAGAAAAAGTTTTTTTACCGGCGATGTTGTCACCTGTCGTATCGACCGCAATACGATAACTTACAACGGTTCTACACCTGCTTCACATAAAGAAGAACCTTTTCTGGTAAGCAGTGACCCGTGGTTTCGTCCGGTGGATGTAAAACTCGGGCCTGATGGTGCTTTGTACGTTGCCGATTTTTACAACCGTATCATTGGCCATTACGAAGTAGCGCTGAACCATCCCGGACGCGACCGGCTAAGTGGTCGAATCTGGAAAATCACGTACAAAGGTGATCAGGTTCATCAGGATATGACAGTTACCGACTGGTCGAAAGCAACAATTGAACAGCTATTGGAAGGATTAAAACACCCACAATTGAATACCCGTCTGAAAGTGGCGGACAGGATTGTGGATACCTGGAAGGATAAAGCCATCAATCCTGTCAAAACAATGCTTTCCTCAAACGCTGCTGATACAGATTCTTATGTTTTGGGATTATGGATCCTGTACCGGCTGAATGCCTTAGACGACAACATTCAGGATAAAGCATTGAATAGTACGAACGCTGATATTCAGATCCATGCGTTCAGGATTTTAAAGGAAAAAGACTCCATTTCGGATATACATTACAATCTGGTAATTGGCGCATTAAAATCGAACAGTGACCCGTTTATACAACGGACTGCTGCTGAAATACTAACTAAATTTCCTCAAGCCGAAAACCTGGATGATCTGATAGATTTGTATGAAAGAACAAACATGGAAGACAGTCATCTGAGATATACGGCAATGCTAGGAATACGCAATAATCTTCGGTATAAAGGTGTCATGTGGAAAGTTCCGGGTATGAAATGGGATGATAAACAGCTTGCATTACTGACAAAAGCGATGCTGGATGTGCCTTCCACTGCGGCAGCCTCGTTTGTATTGGATTACGTGATAAATCATGAAATCTCTTCCAAAGATCTGGTTAATGATCTGGAATATATTGGCCGTTACGCATCACCATACCAGCTGGAAACTGTGGTTGATCTGATCACCAAAAAATTTCAAAATGAACCCGAAACTCAATTGTCACTTTATAAAACGATACGGGCAGGAGTAAAACAAAACGGGATCCCACCCGGTAAAAAAATGGAAGACTGGGGCATAAATCTTGCCAGCCATTTTCTGGAAAATATTTCGGCTGAAAGTGAAATATGGAAAAGCAAGCCTGTGACAAAAACGGGTGAAAATATAAATCCGTGGGTCGTTTCAGACCAGTTTCTTACAGAAGTAATGCCGGCTTTCCGGATCGTACTAAGTGAAAAAAGCGGTTATGTACCCAGAAGCACATTGTATTCGGTGCCGTTTAAATTACCTGTTTCTCTTAAAATGAACGTGTTTGACAATGATATTCATAATAAGGCATCAAAAACGGGATTGTCGAACAATTTTGTAAGAATAAGGCTTGCCCAAGAAAATAAAATAATTGGTGAATACCGGCTGGAACAGAAAGAAACGAGCCAGTTAAAAGATCTTATAAAAAATGCCACTTTTGATTTAAGCGGTTACGAAGGGCAAATGGGTTATATTGAAGCAGTGGATAGTTCTATGGCTGGTTCTGTAGGAATTGGAAAACTGGAACCTGCCGTGCTGGAAATTCCTGAAAAAAGAAAAAGCCCGTCAGTAGTGGCTGAACAGCGGGTTATGGCGGCAGAGATAGCAGGTGAGTATAAAATTAAATCACTGCAACAAGTTCTAAAGCAATTAGTAAAAACAACCTGGACAGATTATCAGGTGAGAAGCGCCGCCGCGGGTGCTTTAATGAGTATTGATCCGAAGGAAAATGTCGCTGTACTGGAAGATGTATTTAATGATGCAGCAGAACTACCTGTTTTGAGAGAAAAATTGGCTGTTTTAATTGGCCAGGTCCCGTCACCATCGGTGTATGAAATACTTAAAAAACAGTTGGCTGGCGGTGCCCGCAATTTGCAGATAGTAATTGCGACCGTATTATCCAACACTTCGGAGGGTATATCCTACTTGCTCAATGCCTTTAAAGAGGAAGAGGCGAATCCGGATATTGCAACCGAGATATCTGTAAAAGAACGCTTTGGGATAAATGCAAATACAGAACAGCAGAAACAACTGGATACATTCCTGGCCTCAGGTGCAGATGAAAGGGAAGAGCGGCAAAAACTGATCGATACAAGAATTAGCGGTTTTAAAGCTACCAATACATTATCAGACGCCGGAAAGATCGTTTTTACTCAGAATTGCAGTACTTGTCATCAGATTCAGGGAGCAGGCGGAATGGTTGGCCCGCAGCTGGACGGTATCGGAAACTGGGGAAATAAAGCATTGACACAGAAAATACTGGATCCAAACAGAAACATAACAGAAGCTTTCAGGACCTATAATATTACGCTTAAAGATGAAAAAACGCTGACAGGCTTGTACCGCAGAACGGAAGGTGAAACAATGGTTTTTGCAGATCTGTCCGGACAGGAATTTTCAGTTGTTAAAAATGATATGAAAGAATACCGCGCATCCAAATACACACTGATGCCGGACCAGTTTAGAAATATTATTCCTGAAAAGGATTTTTATGCTTTGATGGAGTATTTATTGAGTGTTAAGTAA
- a CDS encoding sugar phosphate isomerase/epimerase encodes MQFGINTYLFSSPFTNDSISFFPQFKEWGFDFVEIALEEPSDIDPVLIRKALDDHGLTCRSVCAATGPGRDLRGTRKEQVTSLEYIEKLIDIAPVLGSELVAGPIYSSVGRADLVSEEDYRKQWETVVANLQKLTAYAAERNVKLAIEPLNRYETDFINTCEQAMRLIKDVDSESLLVHLDVFHMNLEEKDPALAIIKAGEKLGLLHASGSDRGTPGGDQINWDRIFAALEKINYQGDIVIESFTPDVKIIAKAASIWRQIETSKESIAIDGLNFLRSIAF; translated from the coding sequence ATGCAATTCGGAATCAACACATACTTATTTTCTTCTCCGTTCACAAATGACAGCATTTCCTTCTTTCCGCAGTTTAAAGAATGGGGATTCGATTTTGTAGAAATTGCCCTGGAAGAACCATCAGACATTGATCCGGTTTTAATCAGGAAAGCGTTGGACGATCATGGTTTAACCTGTCGTTCAGTTTGTGCTGCAACCGGGCCGGGCCGGGATTTACGCGGAACCCGCAAAGAGCAGGTAACTTCATTGGAATACATTGAAAAATTGATAGATATTGCTCCGGTTTTAGGTAGTGAACTGGTTGCAGGGCCAATTTATTCTTCTGTGGGCAGAGCAGATCTGGTATCAGAAGAGGATTATAGAAAACAATGGGAAACTGTCGTAGCCAATTTGCAGAAATTAACAGCTTATGCAGCGGAACGCAATGTAAAACTGGCTATCGAACCATTAAACCGCTATGAAACAGATTTTATAAATACCTGCGAACAGGCAATGCGTTTGATCAAAGATGTTGATAGTGAATCACTTCTGGTGCATCTTGATGTATTTCACATGAATCTGGAAGAAAAAGACCCGGCATTAGCCATTATTAAAGCAGGTGAAAAATTAGGGCTGCTGCATGCTTCCGGCAGCGACCGCGGAACGCCTGGCGGCGACCAGATCAATTGGGACAGGATTTTTGCTGCTTTGGAAAAAATTAATTACCAGGGAGATATTGTCATTGAATCTTTCACACCAGATGTGAAAATTATTGCAAAAGCTGCTTCTATCTGGAGACAGATTGAAACTTCAAAAGAGTCCATAGCCATAGATGGTTTGAATTTTTTGAGGTCTATTGCATTCTAA
- a CDS encoding PVC-type heme-binding CxxCH protein, translating into MKILKNLNAKAVLVNLILLLFFVQSCNSPKNKTIKKAIVNKEKPSVPDIYAEHIRTSEFKMPEEERLAFKLPPGFEITLFASEPDITKPINMEFDDRGRLWVTQSSEYPIAAGMGDGKDRITILEDKNGDGKADSFTNFDDNLNIPIGIMPVSDGAIAYSIPNLYYFRDTDNDGKADSKKILLGGFGHKDTHGMVNNLMRGYDGWLHVCHGFSNTSNVAGTDGDSIKMISGNTFRVRMDGSRVEQTTFGRVNPFGYAYDEKGYLYSVDCHTKPITQLIPGGDYPHFGKKHPLELVLLLK; encoded by the coding sequence ATGAAAATTCTGAAAAACCTGAATGCAAAAGCGGTTCTTGTCAATTTGATATTGTTGTTATTCTTTGTGCAGAGCTGTAATTCTCCCAAAAACAAAACAATAAAAAAGGCAATAGTCAATAAAGAAAAACCGTCTGTTCCGGATATTTATGCAGAACATATCCGCACAAGTGAATTCAAAATGCCTGAAGAAGAACGGCTTGCTTTTAAACTTCCCCCTGGATTTGAAATAACACTTTTTGCCTCGGAACCGGATATTACCAAACCGATCAATATGGAATTCGATGACCGGGGAAGGCTTTGGGTTACGCAATCGTCCGAATATCCGATTGCTGCCGGGATGGGGGACGGTAAAGACAGGATCACCATTCTGGAAGATAAAAACGGGGACGGGAAAGCGGATAGTTTTACAAATTTTGATGATAATCTGAATATTCCGATCGGTATAATGCCCGTTTCTGATGGCGCCATTGCTTACAGCATTCCCAATCTGTATTATTTCAGGGACACGGATAACGATGGAAAAGCAGATAGTAAAAAGATTTTGTTAGGAGGATTCGGGCACAAGGATACACACGGAATGGTGAATAACCTGATGCGTGGTTATGACGGCTGGCTGCATGTTTGTCATGGATTTTCCAATACATCCAATGTCGCAGGAACCGATGGCGATTCCATTAAAATGATTTCAGGCAATACTTTTCGTGTCCGAATGGATGGAAGCAGAGTGGAGCAAACGACTTTTGGCCGGGTAAATCCTTTCGGTTATGCATACGATGAAAAAGGATACCTGTACTCAGTAGACTGCCATACCAAACCAATTACACAACTGATTCCGGGTGGGGATTACCCGCATTTTGGAAAAAAGCACCCGTTGGAATTGGTTTTGCTCCTGAAATGA